The following coding sequences lie in one Syntrophales bacterium genomic window:
- a CDS encoding branched-chain amino acid ABC transporter permease: MGLRSETFHENYAQDTAIYKTRLHVGVIFAFLVLLAICPLFLSDRIVTIMTMIGIAIISVHGLNILTGYSGQISIGHVGFMAVGAYTSAFLTVHWGWSFWAALPCAALAAGFAGLIFGLPSLKIKGFYLIMATIAAHFIIIWLIIQLRGITGGTDGMAVPKPRIGSFAFESKASYYYLVMTFACLATLLAVNIVRTRAGRAFVAIRDNDLAAEVMGISLWSYKLQAFFIGCVYAGVAGALLVHYFGFASIDQFPFMDSVWYLGMLIVGGMGSIIGGILGAIFLKLLDELVTFFGPVFSAFIAAQAAASMALIVRGLVIIIFLILEPRGLAHLWGSVKAYFKLWPFSHEE, from the coding sequence ATGGGTTTGCGCAGCGAAACCTTTCACGAAAACTATGCGCAGGATACGGCTATCTATAAAACCCGGCTGCATGTGGGGGTGATTTTTGCCTTTCTTGTCTTACTTGCAATCTGCCCCCTGTTTCTCAGCGACCGGATAGTGACCATAATGACAATGATTGGCATTGCCATTATCAGTGTCCATGGGCTCAATATCCTGACCGGGTACAGCGGCCAGATCTCCATAGGGCATGTTGGCTTTATGGCTGTCGGCGCCTATACTTCAGCCTTCCTGACGGTTCATTGGGGCTGGTCATTCTGGGCGGCCCTTCCCTGCGCCGCCCTGGCCGCGGGATTCGCCGGGTTGATCTTCGGCTTGCCATCTTTGAAGATCAAGGGCTTCTACCTGATTATGGCAACCATTGCCGCGCATTTCATTATTATCTGGCTGATAATTCAGCTCCGGGGCATTACCGGCGGCACAGATGGCATGGCCGTGCCCAAACCCAGGATAGGCAGTTTCGCGTTTGAGTCCAAGGCCAGTTATTACTATCTTGTCATGACATTTGCCTGTCTGGCCACGCTTCTGGCTGTAAACATCGTGAGAACCAGGGCCGGCAGGGCCTTCGTTGCAATCAGGGATAACGACCTTGCTGCAGAGGTTATGGGAATAAGCCTGTGGAGCTACAAGCTGCAGGCATTTTTTATCGGCTGTGTTTATGCAGGAGTTGCCGGAGCGCTGCTGGTTCACTATTTTGGCTTTGCCAGTATCGATCAGTTTCCCTTCATGGACTCCGTCTGGTATTTGGGCATGCTGATTGTCGGGGGTATGGGGAGCATTATCGGGGGTATCCTTGGCGCAATATTTCTGAAGCTGCTCGATGAACTTGTGACTTTTTTTGGCCCGGTTTTCTCCGCGTTCATTGCCGCGCAGGCCGCCGCTTCAATGGCTTTAATTGTGCGCGGTTTAGTCATCATAATATTTCTTATTCTTGAACCAAGAGGACTGGCTCACCTCTGGGGAAGCGTCAAAGCGTATTTCAAGCTATGGCCCTTCTCACATGAAGAATGA